Proteins encoded in a region of the Halioglobus maricola genome:
- a CDS encoding lasso RiPP family leader peptide-containing protein translates to MSSHNCDKGAAVEVLKKRYRKPELNSFGKVRELTQGGTGSVVEMGQMMVIMRQMP, encoded by the coding sequence ATGAGTAGTCATAATTGCGACAAGGGCGCTGCAGTAGAGGTTCTGAAGAAGCGTTACCGTAAGCCGGAGCTGAACAGTTTCGGTAAAGTGCGCGAGTTGACTCAGGGCGGCACCGGCTCTGTGGTGGAAATGGGCCAAATGATGGTGATCATGAGACAGATGCCCTAG
- a CDS encoding 50S ribosomal protein L11 methyltransferase, giving the protein MSYSDIVGHHSMVFDRVRNAAYAKAMENIITSESRVMDLGAGLGILGLMAAKLGAAEVHLVEPAIPENLTAELARHNGLEQVTCHEATGEALNPDIEVDVILSVFTGNFLLTEDLLPSLFRARDKFLAPGGKLIPDRARMVVVPVSAPDEYNKQVKRWDEASAYFTEKQLPPVDFGPIGAFARNTVYYNAADAFAAKPLANERILEELDLYTATEAACDARVDAVITEGGVCHGWLGWFDARMGEDWLSTGPQAPATHWSLAFMPLAQPIEVKRGDNISLELKRPELGEWTWSTRCNLPGATPSQRQSTFLSRPFSPADIQKRSQNYQPTLNNRGEALQWLLANMTGELNAGQLARMLQENFTGQFPSLRDAENFVRKQCEDLS; this is encoded by the coding sequence ATGAGCTATTCCGATATCGTCGGTCATCACTCCATGGTGTTTGACAGGGTGCGCAATGCTGCCTACGCCAAGGCCATGGAGAACATCATCACCTCAGAGAGCCGGGTGATGGACCTGGGTGCGGGCCTTGGGATTCTGGGACTGATGGCTGCCAAACTGGGCGCGGCTGAGGTTCATCTGGTGGAGCCGGCGATTCCTGAAAACCTGACCGCAGAACTCGCCAGGCACAACGGCCTGGAGCAAGTGACCTGCCACGAGGCCACCGGCGAGGCTCTAAACCCGGACATTGAGGTGGATGTCATCTTGTCGGTATTCACCGGAAATTTCCTGCTCACCGAAGATCTGTTGCCATCCCTCTTTCGAGCGCGCGATAAATTCCTCGCCCCGGGCGGCAAGCTGATACCCGACAGGGCACGCATGGTGGTAGTACCAGTGAGCGCGCCTGACGAGTACAACAAACAGGTGAAACGCTGGGATGAGGCAAGCGCCTATTTTACGGAGAAGCAACTGCCGCCCGTAGACTTTGGCCCGATCGGCGCATTCGCCCGCAACACCGTCTACTACAACGCGGCCGACGCATTTGCGGCCAAGCCACTAGCAAACGAACGAATTCTCGAAGAACTTGATCTCTACACTGCGACCGAAGCCGCCTGTGATGCCAGGGTGGATGCAGTCATTACAGAGGGTGGCGTCTGTCACGGCTGGCTGGGTTGGTTCGATGCTAGAATGGGCGAGGACTGGCTATCGACAGGCCCTCAGGCCCCTGCCACTCACTGGAGCCTTGCGTTTATGCCTCTGGCCCAACCCATCGAAGTAAAGCGCGGCGACAACATCAGCCTGGAGCTGAAACGGCCGGAACTCGGAGAGTGGACATGGTCAACCCGATGTAATCTCCCGGGTGCAACGCCCTCGCAGCGCCAGAGTACCTTTCTCTCGCGGCCGTTCTCTCCCGCAGATATCCAGAAGCGATCGCAAAATTACCAACCGACACTCAACAACAGGGGCGAGGCACTGCAGTGGCTGCTGGCCAACATGACTGGCGAGTTGAACGCAGGCCAGTTGGCCAGGATGTTACAGGAGAACTTTACCGGGCAGTTCCCGAGTCTGAGGGACGCCGAAAATTTTGTGCGGAAACAGTGTGAAGACCTGAGCTGA
- a CDS encoding ABC transporter ATP-binding protein, protein MNHRPANNFRSLTRYLTPPWRVLLWSVVLLLASSLLMLAQPWLAGQLTAIMLTPDATNWSAGHLMMLWLVLLVLRNGLGFATQYYIGSAGENMTAQLRSRLFQHLQALPLSYHQQRRRGDLLAILSNDAEYISGFVTDTLVQLLPMLLTLGGACLMMLVLDPLVASLAIILLPPYFLLMKIVGRRLRPISRAWIDAYSNLFTYIDEHLAMLPAIKSFTREPTELDRFQSENAQLLRLSKKQLLIESLLGPAVSLMTGLGLLLLLWLGYSQVNAGELEAAQLVSLLLYAVLLTTPLRGLADVYGQVQRTRGAAERILDFLGEQPEPDDSGAQDLPAVRGEIRFTDVGFQYPGGKPVLRGFNLHVEAGETLALIGANGAGKSTVAHLMMRMADPDSGAISIDGVDLSTVSLKSLRTQIGLVAQHTLLLNATVADNIGYGSPVASQQAIEAAAIKANAHNFITALPQGYDTVIGDQGVRLSGGQRQRLALARTLLTDPPILILDEATSMYDPEGESEFIRECTEVLQGKTVILITHRESTLVLADRVVRLEKL, encoded by the coding sequence ATGAATCACCGCCCTGCCAACAATTTTCGCTCGCTCACTCGCTACCTTACGCCGCCCTGGCGGGTACTACTGTGGTCAGTTGTGTTACTGCTCGCGAGCAGCCTGCTGATGCTGGCCCAACCATGGCTTGCCGGCCAGCTCACCGCCATCATGCTCACTCCTGACGCCACAAATTGGAGCGCTGGCCACTTAATGATGCTGTGGCTGGTATTGCTGGTACTGCGCAATGGTCTCGGGTTTGCTACCCAGTATTACATTGGCTCTGCCGGAGAGAACATGACCGCACAACTGCGCTCGCGCCTGTTCCAGCACCTGCAGGCACTCCCGCTGAGCTACCACCAGCAGCGCCGCCGGGGCGACCTGCTGGCCATCCTTAGCAACGATGCGGAATACATCAGCGGGTTTGTCACCGACACCCTGGTACAACTACTGCCCATGCTTCTCACCCTGGGCGGCGCCTGTCTCATGATGCTGGTGCTCGACCCGCTGGTGGCAAGCCTGGCCATCATCCTGCTGCCGCCCTACTTCCTGCTAATGAAAATTGTCGGCCGGCGGCTGAGGCCAATCTCGCGCGCCTGGATAGACGCCTACTCCAACCTGTTCACCTATATCGACGAACACCTGGCGATGCTGCCGGCCATCAAGAGCTTCACCCGTGAGCCCACAGAACTGGACCGCTTCCAATCCGAAAACGCCCAACTGCTGAGGCTGAGTAAAAAACAGCTGCTGATCGAGTCGCTGCTGGGGCCGGCCGTCAGCCTGATGACAGGTCTGGGCCTGCTGCTGCTGTTATGGCTTGGCTACAGCCAGGTGAACGCGGGCGAGCTGGAAGCGGCGCAGCTGGTCAGCCTGCTGCTCTACGCTGTGCTGCTCACCACGCCGCTACGCGGATTGGCAGATGTGTACGGCCAGGTACAGCGCACCCGCGGCGCTGCCGAGCGTATCCTCGATTTCCTGGGTGAGCAGCCCGAACCCGACGACAGCGGCGCCCAGGACTTGCCAGCCGTACGCGGTGAAATCCGCTTCACCGATGTAGGCTTCCAATACCCCGGCGGCAAGCCAGTGCTGCGAGGCTTCAACTTGCATGTTGAAGCGGGGGAAACCCTGGCGCTGATCGGTGCCAACGGCGCGGGCAAGTCCACCGTCGCCCACCTGATGATGCGTATGGCAGACCCGGATTCGGGAGCCATCTCAATCGACGGAGTCGATCTTTCCACCGTCTCCCTGAAAAGCCTGCGAACGCAGATTGGCCTGGTGGCACAGCACACCCTGCTATTAAACGCGACCGTGGCCGACAACATTGGCTACGGCAGCCCGGTAGCTTCCCAACAAGCCATTGAAGCAGCGGCCATAAAGGCCAACGCCCACAACTTCATTACCGCCCTGCCCCAGGGTTACGACACCGTGATTGGCGACCAGGGCGTGCGTCTATCCGGTGGCCAGCGTCAGCGCCTGGCACTGGCGCGCACTCTGCTGACAGATCCCCCCATCCTGATCCTCGATGAAGCCACCTCCATGTACGACCCGGAAGGCGAATCAGAATTTATCCGCGAATGCACCGAGGTGTTGCAAGGCAAAACAGTGATATTGATTACCCATCGCGAAAGCACTCTGGTGCTGGCCGACCGGGTGGTGCGGCTGGAGAAGTTATGA
- a CDS encoding asparagine synthase-related protein: protein MSALLAHMAPDIEPTCGPAQIEIEAGSGLKIAATARLDVGGQVLSGTAAAMHILQAYRERGPDAPRHLLGEFSFAIWDNARGIFFCARDHLGVKPFYYTAAPRSFACATDQTALLALPWVQQDLNEARVADFLHGWLERLDQTSTFYRSVARLPPGSWLKVTADGKLLQQRYWQLEPGEPLALPDQGAYNEALLEYFTRAVERRLANEGDTGVALSGGVDSGAIVAVARNLEHFQHTQKLHTFSGVAEDDQHCQETMRLRGVVAQGGVTPHYLAPSQAPTLNENWPLQRKTCEPFDAHMNFYALCCQAAAGANVSIMLDGVDDVIMDNVDSYPAYLIRSGRWLCAWHEISARSVLTGGAQTKSYLLKRHLREQPGMRQLLAWRNQRASRAVDPVTAAVRGTLINPDLARRVDLPGRLQALEATWPAGLSATMAEANCADINHPFLTVALERYHRVASNFGIEPRHPWLDRELVEWAIRLPWQQRNQHGWTKYLVRQAMQGKLPSESLTQVDNAHVGWAITEARYKSMAPYLDGSLDDVAWAIDVPRLNASNDPELRWRALALIQWLRQ from the coding sequence ATGAGCGCATTGCTCGCACACATGGCTCCCGATATCGAGCCGACGTGCGGCCCCGCGCAAATCGAGATAGAAGCCGGGAGTGGCCTTAAAATCGCCGCCACCGCGCGCCTTGATGTTGGCGGCCAGGTACTCTCCGGCACAGCCGCTGCGATGCATATTCTGCAGGCCTATCGCGAGCGCGGCCCCGATGCCCCCAGACACCTGCTCGGCGAATTCAGTTTTGCTATCTGGGACAACGCCAGGGGCATTTTCTTCTGTGCTCGCGACCACCTTGGCGTAAAACCGTTTTACTACACCGCGGCCCCCCGCTCCTTTGCCTGCGCCACTGATCAAACCGCATTGCTCGCCTTGCCCTGGGTGCAGCAGGACCTGAACGAAGCCCGCGTGGCTGACTTTCTTCACGGCTGGCTTGAGCGGCTGGACCAAACCAGTACCTTCTATCGCAGTGTTGCCCGCCTGCCCCCCGGCAGTTGGCTGAAAGTGACAGCCGATGGAAAGCTGCTCCAGCAGCGCTACTGGCAACTCGAACCCGGCGAGCCACTCGCGCTCCCGGACCAGGGTGCCTACAACGAAGCCTTGCTGGAATATTTTACCCGGGCTGTGGAGCGCCGCCTGGCGAACGAAGGTGACACCGGCGTCGCCCTCAGCGGAGGAGTGGACTCGGGTGCCATCGTCGCTGTGGCCCGCAACCTTGAGCATTTCCAGCATACGCAAAAACTGCACACATTCTCGGGGGTGGCCGAAGATGATCAACACTGCCAGGAAACGATGCGTCTGCGTGGAGTCGTCGCCCAGGGTGGTGTGACACCGCACTACCTGGCTCCCTCCCAGGCGCCGACCCTGAACGAGAATTGGCCACTGCAGCGCAAGACCTGCGAGCCCTTCGACGCGCATATGAATTTTTATGCCTTGTGTTGTCAGGCGGCCGCCGGCGCCAACGTGAGCATTATGCTCGACGGCGTGGACGACGTGATCATGGACAATGTGGATAGTTATCCTGCGTACCTGATCCGCTCCGGGCGTTGGCTTTGTGCCTGGCATGAAATCAGCGCACGCAGTGTGCTGACTGGCGGCGCTCAAACAAAAAGCTATCTGCTCAAGCGGCACCTGCGCGAGCAGCCTGGCATGCGTCAATTGCTGGCCTGGCGCAACCAGCGGGCCAGTAGAGCAGTTGATCCGGTGACTGCGGCCGTGCGCGGCACACTCATTAACCCAGATCTTGCCCGCCGAGTGGACTTGCCCGGCCGGCTGCAGGCCCTGGAGGCAACCTGGCCTGCTGGTTTGTCAGCGACGATGGCCGAGGCGAACTGCGCCGACATCAACCACCCTTTTCTGACGGTGGCGCTGGAGCGCTACCACCGTGTGGCGAGCAATTTTGGCATCGAACCGCGCCATCCCTGGTTGGACCGGGAACTGGTGGAGTGGGCGATCCGGCTGCCCTGGCAGCAGCGAAACCAGCACGGTTGGACCAAGTACCTTGTGCGCCAGGCCATGCAGGGCAAACTACCGTCTGAATCACTCACCCAGGTCGATAACGCGCACGTGGGGTGGGCCATTACCGAGGCACGCTACAAAAGCATGGCGCCGTACCTTGATGGTTCGCTGGATGACGTGGCATGGGCGATTGATGTTCCTCGCCTGAACGCCAGCAATGACCCTGAGTTGCGGTGGCGCGCCCTTGCTCTAATCCAGTGGTTGCGCCAGTGA
- a CDS encoding asparagine synthetase B family protein — translation MNSALLEFPRQAPSTDTDEAPQVYMQGRIDNGVDVLQAYQRFGLEFPKHLLGDFAIVIHDSARQRVIAVRDQLGVQPFYYHLGSQRLLCAQSEGELLAHPDVTRAINEAVVAETLDNTTTTLTETLYRDIQRLPPGQLLVVTPDSHQFHIYWELPLYEPWSRATPEQSQDEFNDLLQQAVAARISGVEHIGANLSGGLDSTVVAAAAQQWLDQHRPGTKLKTYSLLIDSAWTEPEAPRIQSMLNHYPFDATLKRFTQAPELDWAANAKRNHSLPDHPIFTTHDLYLDPLREHKTQVLLTGEGGDDWFSGDDYLFATLWSRPAQAVNELRYQASDSWLDGVKLLAGSLGWPLLPGAMRRHQFEKRARPGYSPFLGHALMRRTGLEERYKEIGACGQSRSLARSTRAYQLHPASLAERFEMAHMHGANRGYELRFPLSDRRLVEFALRTPPGQLRRGPCNKLLLRGSGLLPENVARSPAKGDFSAAIQSALNQPVVRDTLNNLRIAELGWADQRAVTEALQKMDRGAPQAGILRLLRCLWLVFAVEIWYTCYIRE, via the coding sequence GTGAACAGTGCACTGCTGGAGTTTCCCAGACAGGCACCTTCGACGGACACTGATGAGGCGCCGCAAGTCTACATGCAGGGCCGAATCGACAACGGGGTGGATGTACTTCAGGCCTACCAGCGCTTCGGCTTGGAATTCCCGAAGCATTTGCTGGGGGACTTTGCGATCGTGATTCACGACAGCGCCCGGCAGCGCGTGATCGCCGTGCGCGACCAGTTGGGTGTACAGCCCTTTTACTATCACCTTGGTTCGCAGCGGTTACTCTGCGCCCAGAGTGAGGGCGAACTATTGGCCCATCCAGACGTGACCAGGGCGATCAACGAAGCCGTGGTGGCTGAAACCCTGGACAATACAACGACCACCCTGACAGAAACCCTGTACCGCGACATCCAGCGCCTGCCACCCGGGCAACTGCTCGTGGTCACCCCGGATAGCCACCAGTTTCACATCTACTGGGAACTCCCGCTCTATGAGCCCTGGTCGCGTGCTACGCCCGAGCAAAGTCAGGATGAGTTCAACGACCTGTTGCAGCAAGCGGTTGCTGCCCGCATCTCGGGAGTAGAGCACATCGGTGCCAATCTCAGTGGTGGCCTCGACTCCACTGTGGTCGCTGCAGCGGCGCAGCAATGGCTTGACCAGCACCGCCCCGGAACCAAACTGAAAACCTACTCGTTGCTGATTGACAGTGCGTGGACCGAGCCCGAAGCGCCGCGTATTCAGAGTATGCTCAATCACTACCCCTTTGACGCGACCCTCAAGCGGTTTACGCAAGCCCCCGAACTTGACTGGGCAGCTAATGCTAAACGTAATCACAGCCTTCCGGACCACCCCATATTCACTACCCACGATCTCTATCTCGACCCATTGCGGGAGCATAAAACGCAGGTGTTGCTCACTGGTGAAGGGGGCGATGACTGGTTTTCTGGAGATGACTATCTATTCGCGACACTGTGGTCGCGGCCCGCGCAGGCCGTGAATGAGCTCCGTTACCAGGCGTCTGATTCCTGGCTCGATGGAGTGAAACTGCTCGCAGGCTCGTTGGGCTGGCCGCTGCTGCCTGGCGCAATGCGCAGGCACCAATTCGAGAAGCGCGCGCGGCCTGGCTATTCACCCTTTCTCGGCCATGCACTCATGCGCCGGACGGGGCTGGAAGAACGCTACAAAGAAATTGGCGCTTGCGGCCAAAGTCGCTCATTAGCGCGCAGTACCCGGGCTTATCAGTTGCATCCGGCCTCCCTTGCCGAGCGTTTCGAAATGGCGCATATGCATGGGGCTAACCGCGGTTACGAGCTGCGCTTTCCCCTGTCCGACCGGCGCCTGGTGGAGTTTGCGCTGCGTACACCGCCGGGACAGCTGCGCAGGGGGCCCTGCAATAAACTGCTGCTTCGAGGCAGCGGCCTGTTGCCCGAAAATGTCGCCCGTAGCCCGGCCAAAGGGGACTTTAGTGCCGCTATTCAGAGTGCGCTTAATCAGCCTGTGGTTCGAGACACGCTCAATAATCTTCGGATTGCAGAATTGGGTTGGGCCGATCAACGGGCTGTAACCGAAGCACTGCAAAAGATGGACAGAGGCGCGCCACAAGCAGGCATTCTTCGCTTACTGCGATGCCTTTGGTTGGTGTTTGCCGTAGAGATTTGGTACACCTGTTATATCAGAGAATAA
- a CDS encoding SET domain-containing protein, whose protein sequence is MLHPSLAPSQSPIHGTGLFAREPIEAGEVVWRGPHQGLMSLAQLMANMDDDGLHSQVDIDLFCPCSPLEWCMNHSCAPNTVMSDRALWSTRPIVTGEEICYDYGVTEVSLLWWFECDCGAEHCRRIVSNQDFLLPLLRRTSTSYASELALKASSGEKLRYRIRRWQRMMRLSLREK, encoded by the coding sequence TTGCTTCACCCTTCACTGGCACCCTCTCAGAGCCCTATCCACGGTACAGGCCTGTTCGCGCGCGAGCCCATTGAAGCGGGTGAAGTGGTCTGGCGAGGGCCGCACCAGGGGCTGATGTCGCTCGCACAGCTTATGGCAAACATGGATGATGACGGGCTGCACAGCCAGGTCGACATCGATCTGTTTTGCCCCTGCTCACCGCTGGAATGGTGCATGAACCATAGCTGCGCGCCGAACACTGTTATGTCAGATCGTGCTTTGTGGTCGACCCGCCCTATCGTTACGGGCGAAGAGATTTGTTACGACTATGGGGTTACCGAAGTGAGCCTACTCTGGTGGTTTGAATGCGATTGCGGGGCCGAGCATTGCCGGCGTATTGTTTCTAATCAGGATTTTTTGCTGCCATTGCTGAGGCGGACTTCCACCAGCTACGCCAGCGAATTGGCGCTAAAAGCCAGCTCAGGGGAAAAGCTGCGCTACCGGATTCGGCGGTGGCAACGGATGATGCGGCTGAGCCTCAGGGAAAAGTAG
- a CDS encoding methyltransferase domain-containing protein, with protein MTKKRFANISRVGGTLREMIAHGRVALVNRYYDFRHGTDTAAHLYLNDFQVPEEALEHAIWYAPIGESSLRQALSALPIDSSEYQFIDIGCGKGRALLTASEFPFSTITGVEFEPGLAAIARRNIENARIRHQQCHQLQVLTEDARDYAIPHAACIFFLYTPFTGELLKQVLRNIREAALSSAQPMVIMFLDDVVPGSLAPPVREYLAQWPGWEALPAPDTRDLGHLYALDWVIFRTQQEPRK; from the coding sequence ATGACTAAAAAGCGTTTCGCTAATATTAGCCGCGTCGGTGGTACTTTGCGCGAAATGATCGCGCATGGCCGCGTTGCTCTGGTGAACCGCTACTATGACTTTCGCCATGGTACCGATACCGCAGCACATCTTTACCTGAACGACTTTCAGGTGCCGGAGGAAGCGCTGGAACACGCGATCTGGTATGCGCCCATAGGCGAGAGTAGTTTGCGCCAGGCGTTGAGCGCCCTGCCAATTGACAGTAGCGAATATCAATTTATCGATATTGGATGCGGCAAGGGCAGGGCGCTACTGACCGCCAGTGAGTTTCCTTTCTCCACCATCACGGGGGTGGAGTTCGAGCCCGGGCTTGCGGCCATTGCTCGCAGAAATATCGAAAACGCGCGGATCAGGCATCAGCAGTGTCATCAGCTACAGGTGCTAACCGAAGATGCCCGGGACTATGCGATTCCCCACGCGGCCTGTATTTTTTTCCTGTACACCCCATTCACCGGCGAGTTGCTGAAACAGGTATTGCGCAACATTCGCGAGGCAGCGCTCAGCAGTGCCCAACCCATGGTCATCATGTTTCTGGACGATGTGGTACCGGGCAGCCTGGCGCCGCCGGTGCGTGAGTACCTTGCCCAATGGCCAGGCTGGGAAGCACTGCCAGCCCCTGATACGCGTGACTTGGGTCACCTCTACGCCCTGGATTGGGTCATTTTCCGCACTCAACAAGAGCCCCGAAAATGA
- a CDS encoding O-antigen ligase family protein has product MLVWAPIPFASARVWGAMLLTCLIAILCAAWAIASLTHRARLQQDVWNIARWPLLGLCLVQLWVALQLVHLPRGLLAILSPQADAWHILEGAAPISLDVEATMLHFLEGLTVTGAFFLAIALVNTPGRLRLLLGALVLSGTAQAAYGALMVLTGMEYGFLVEKYAGKGAATGTFVNRNHFAGYLVMCLAAGIGLLLSQLNQRSPSSWRERIRGYLELMLSAKMRLRVYLAVMVVALVLSRSRMGNAAFFTSLGVAGCLLLLTQKRFSWRIPAFLGSLLAVDMMILGQWFGLDKVVERLEQTAPDTEARVEYFGPGLDYVGTFAATGSGGGSFYGIFPYFQPENVKGFLDHAHNDYIEFTAELGFPAALLLLAIFLASAWQAWRALACRHSRLYQGAAFAVLMTSCWVLMHSAVDFNLQIPANSVTFAVMLALAWVARALPVNGSQNRELRQSANQIR; this is encoded by the coding sequence GTGCTCGTATGGGCGCCCATCCCCTTTGCCAGTGCCCGCGTGTGGGGCGCCATGCTGCTCACCTGCCTCATCGCCATACTGTGTGCTGCGTGGGCGATCGCATCGCTCACCCATCGTGCCCGGCTTCAACAAGACGTCTGGAACATCGCTCGCTGGCCTCTGCTGGGCCTCTGCCTGGTGCAGCTCTGGGTGGCTTTGCAACTGGTGCACCTGCCCCGGGGCCTGCTGGCCATTCTTAGCCCCCAGGCCGATGCCTGGCATATTCTCGAGGGTGCCGCGCCCATCAGCCTGGATGTGGAGGCCACGATGCTCCATTTTCTCGAAGGGCTGACGGTGACTGGCGCCTTCTTTTTGGCCATAGCGCTGGTGAACACGCCGGGCCGCCTCCGCCTGCTACTCGGTGCTCTGGTACTTTCCGGAACCGCCCAGGCCGCCTATGGCGCGCTGATGGTGCTCACCGGCATGGAATACGGCTTTCTGGTGGAGAAGTACGCGGGGAAGGGGGCCGCCACGGGCACTTTCGTGAACCGCAATCATTTCGCGGGTTACCTGGTGATGTGTCTCGCAGCCGGCATCGGCCTGCTGCTGAGCCAGCTCAATCAGCGCTCGCCAAGTAGCTGGAGAGAGCGCATCCGGGGCTATCTGGAACTCATGCTCAGTGCCAAAATGCGCCTGCGGGTATACCTCGCCGTGATGGTCGTGGCGCTGGTGCTGAGCCGTTCGCGCATGGGCAACGCTGCGTTCTTTACCAGCCTGGGGGTGGCCGGCTGCCTGCTATTGTTGACCCAGAAGCGTTTCAGCTGGCGTATTCCCGCCTTCCTGGGGAGCCTGTTGGCGGTGGACATGATGATCCTGGGGCAGTGGTTTGGTCTCGATAAGGTCGTGGAACGGCTGGAGCAGACGGCACCGGATACCGAGGCTCGGGTGGAATACTTCGGCCCGGGTTTGGATTATGTGGGCACCTTTGCGGCAACCGGATCGGGCGGTGGTTCTTTCTACGGCATCTTTCCCTACTTCCAACCCGAGAATGTGAAAGGCTTCCTCGATCATGCTCACAATGACTACATCGAATTCACGGCTGAGCTCGGTTTTCCGGCGGCCCTGCTGCTGCTCGCGATTTTCCTCGCCAGTGCCTGGCAGGCCTGGCGTGCGCTGGCCTGCCGCCACTCCCGGCTGTATCAGGGCGCGGCTTTCGCGGTGCTGATGACCAGTTGCTGGGTGCTGATGCACTCGGCGGTGGACTTCAATTTGCAGATTCCTGCCAACAGCGTCACTTTTGCCGTGATGCTGGCCCTGGCCTGGGTGGCTCGCGCATTGCCCGTAAATGGTTCCCAGAACCGTGAACTGCGTCAAAGTGCCAATCAGATTCGCTAG
- a CDS encoding outer membrane beta-barrel protein codes for MKNNHQGRWKQPNGQLAGLALALACVQTAHAVDAQYFELGPVKVEPVVSVDAAWVDNVYRDAEDEQESWVIKTVPRIDARIENGPSQYAFRYELQDWYYTDSPEGEDDDFTGHLFRGDIDHRFNLKNRVELFGQHHKAHEERGTGLTEGGSLSRFTDTPVEYDEDRYGGTYFYGSGEGKGRLELGAEWQETDYTNYEIYTDGFDYEQVLYQGVFYWDVRPRTALVFDASYLDVTYLEERDRRASLDSDEIRLLMGVSWEASGKTRGEVKIGGYEREFEDPRRDKADGFAWDIKFNYRPKTYSSFDLTARQLSHETNGFGDYIETQEYTFNWLRLFRRNWQSKLGVLFANDDYSGIEREDQRLHIEWTLQKPVKRWLDLGVGWRFEDRESDDDNFTYNRQSLFVTMKASL; via the coding sequence GTGAAAAATAACCACCAGGGTCGGTGGAAGCAACCAAATGGGCAGCTCGCAGGGCTGGCTCTGGCGTTGGCCTGTGTTCAAACGGCGCATGCTGTAGATGCGCAATACTTCGAATTGGGCCCCGTCAAAGTAGAGCCTGTGGTGTCGGTAGACGCCGCATGGGTAGACAACGTGTACCGCGACGCTGAAGACGAGCAGGAATCCTGGGTGATCAAAACGGTTCCGCGTATAGACGCAAGAATCGAAAACGGCCCCAGCCAATACGCGTTCCGCTACGAGCTACAGGATTGGTACTACACAGACTCGCCCGAGGGCGAAGATGACGATTTCACCGGTCACTTGTTTCGCGGCGACATCGATCACCGCTTCAACCTGAAGAACCGGGTTGAGTTGTTCGGCCAGCATCACAAGGCGCATGAAGAGCGCGGCACCGGCCTCACCGAGGGCGGCAGCCTGAGCCGCTTTACCGACACCCCCGTGGAATACGATGAAGACCGCTATGGCGGCACGTATTTCTATGGTTCTGGTGAGGGCAAAGGGCGGCTGGAACTGGGCGCCGAGTGGCAGGAAACCGACTACACCAATTACGAGATATATACCGACGGCTTCGACTACGAGCAGGTGCTGTACCAGGGCGTGTTCTACTGGGACGTGCGCCCCCGTACCGCCCTGGTGTTTGATGCCAGTTACCTGGATGTGACTTACCTGGAGGAGCGCGATAGACGGGCTTCACTGGATAGCGATGAGATCCGCCTGCTTATGGGTGTCAGCTGGGAAGCCAGTGGCAAGACCCGCGGCGAGGTTAAAATTGGTGGCTACGAGCGTGAGTTTGAGGACCCCCGCAGGGACAAAGCCGATGGCTTTGCGTGGGACATCAAGTTTAACTACCGCCCCAAAACCTACTCTTCTTTCGACTTGACCGCGCGGCAGCTCTCTCACGAGACCAATGGCTTCGGCGACTATATCGAAACACAGGAATACACCTTCAACTGGCTGCGACTGTTCCGCCGAAACTGGCAGAGTAAGCTGGGCGTGTTGTTTGCCAACGACGATTACAGCGGCATCGAACGCGAAGACCAGCGCCTGCATATCGAGTGGACCCTGCAAAAGCCCGTTAAACGCTGGCTGGACCTGGGTGTAGGTTGGCGCTTCGAAGACCGTGAATCAGACGACGATAACTTCACGTACAACCGCCAGTCCTTGTTTGTCACGATGAAAGCCAGCTTGTAA